The Spirosoma radiotolerans genome has a window encoding:
- a CDS encoding SDR family oxidoreductase, with protein MSKVVFITGTSTGFGKLTALTLANAGHSVIAGMRGTTGKNQAVANELAAIANIDVVEIDVTDNASVQNAFAQTLEKYGRIDVLVNNAAVAGFGLLEAYSLDQIRTMFEVNFYGVVRTYQAVLPSMRKAQSGLIINITTGASGHTLPFMVPYMASKFGVETITEGLQDELSEYGIENVSIQSGVYPTEMNTGVKVGVNADKADIIAEYGEAAQQKFNAIGQSLFGKMVEFKMNPQTIADGVLELITMEKGTRPLRFPLDAIAQGTDKEFIAARAATKAKWLAAYN; from the coding sequence ATGTCAAAAGTCGTATTCATTACCGGTACCAGTACCGGATTTGGTAAATTAACCGCCCTCACCTTAGCGAATGCCGGACACTCGGTCATCGCCGGTATGCGTGGTACAACCGGCAAAAACCAGGCTGTAGCCAATGAACTGGCCGCCATTGCTAACATCGACGTTGTCGAAATCGACGTCACTGATAATGCTTCTGTACAAAACGCCTTCGCGCAAACGCTGGAAAAATACGGCCGTATCGATGTACTGGTTAACAATGCCGCCGTCGCAGGTTTTGGTTTATTGGAAGCCTATTCGCTTGATCAGATTCGGACGATGTTCGAAGTGAATTTTTATGGAGTTGTACGGACTTATCAGGCCGTTCTGCCCAGCATGCGGAAAGCCCAAAGCGGGCTCATCATTAACATTACCACCGGAGCCAGCGGGCATACCTTACCATTCATGGTTCCCTACATGGCGTCGAAATTTGGTGTAGAAACCATTACAGAAGGACTTCAGGATGAACTGAGCGAGTATGGCATTGAAAACGTTAGTATTCAGTCCGGTGTTTATCCGACGGAAATGAATACGGGCGTCAAGGTGGGCGTTAACGCTGATAAAGCCGACATCATTGCCGAATATGGCGAAGCGGCCCAGCAAAAATTCAATGCCATTGGCCAATCTTTATTCGGTAAAATGGTTGAGTTTAAGATGAATCCGCAGACGATTGCTGACGGCGTTCTGGAACTGATCACGATGGAAAAAGGAACCCGGCCGCTGCGCTTTCCTCTGGATGCCATTGCGCAGGGTACCGATAAAGAATTTATTGCCGCCCGCGCAGCAACTAAAGCTAAATGGCTGGCGGCTTATAACTAA
- a CDS encoding Crp/Fnr family transcriptional regulator → MFDVFTHYLLQRISLSESEIEWIRTLSILKKLRKKQYLLQEGDVWLYNAFVTRGCMRSYAVDEKGQEHVIGFAIENWWIGDRESLLSGKPSRLNIDAIEDSEVVLITQENFQRISQQIPAFNEMVNAILQKSFVVSQNRIQAAISYTAEEKYLFFIQAYPALAQRIPQSMIASFLGMTPETLSRVRGQVAKK, encoded by the coding sequence ATGTTTGACGTTTTTACGCACTATCTTCTTCAACGAATTTCCTTGTCCGAATCCGAAATAGAATGGATACGGACGTTGAGTATTCTTAAAAAGCTGCGTAAAAAGCAGTATTTGCTTCAGGAAGGAGACGTCTGGCTCTACAATGCCTTTGTTACCAGGGGGTGTATGCGCTCGTATGCCGTCGATGAGAAAGGCCAGGAACACGTCATTGGCTTTGCCATTGAAAACTGGTGGATCGGCGACCGCGAAAGTTTGTTGTCGGGCAAGCCTTCCCGGCTGAACATCGACGCCATCGAAGACAGTGAAGTTGTGTTGATTACCCAGGAGAACTTCCAGCGGATTTCGCAGCAGATTCCGGCTTTCAATGAGATGGTCAATGCAATCCTACAGAAGAGCTTCGTAGTCTCTCAAAACCGGATACAGGCAGCTATCAGCTATACCGCGGAGGAAAAATACTTGTTTTTTATCCAGGCTTACCCAGCCTTAGCCCAGCGCATTCCGCAAAGTATGATTGCTTCGTTCCTGGGCATGACCCCTGAAACGCTGAGTCGGGTCAGAGGCCAGGTGGCCAAAAAATGA